The following are from one region of the Leptospiraceae bacterium genome:
- a CDS encoding LPS-assembly protein LptD: MVNIFLPLSFTNLYAQDTTELIKLITPDSEEKKKTEADTNKEHSITETQKKLIRKVLDILSDREVDEYLRAMGLSTEGSIYAKRQRLRDSVVSKDEKIKEELSLQQQEANKKQDSFVIENASEGELLSVDKTKSGVLILRGKVKLKIGQGHLIADSISVDSKKNEIYAEGNVEFLDKSLTVKGEKFIYDVKLERGVVYDTKATLYPSFFVGKKIKKIDENKYVLDMGHFTACGAEVPHYTFKAKRIVFYNDNSIIATNLKFQVGGTDLFWIPLYYSSNLGSGWTTQFGKNRSQGSFFQGSYQWSDPTAVPSLFMPVGRKVKVDFFQITGQAVAFDFWKTSPWLNYNLETGYANYKYNRFVDTYESRYGVPKDPIGDVSNVVTSNQVDKGDLCAYNHDPNSKLPCLATASDVLKSNNGWSNPVRNFGTLQQDWSKINLNANARNNNIAGDGTRNLQVRFENYSNPRYDFEFGYRYEPSNTLQSLYTRRQQRNPFIRQNTVWSLDYTQTHGDLSVNISARRNYSFLPIKPQEYEGFFPLYEELPRTSIRNSSQVGTIPYFFAPVYWDININNVVKRFYSSPARNSQSIATGVIPNLPGGAYPYGDAKSAVARTEIETVVESGMKTNLNFGGYLTFSPSAYYGFQKYTLDIPGGVQQSDLSRERELRRNSYIYTRQNHRLSYGVPALLFSSTFRWTDGSRSELTEQTLMRGRDRVKELEFALESNAFENLEFSVKTIRDLREFAREYNPQPTNQQRWYFTVARAAVFFDFIDGFGKKKDTLLEKRRSFYTGIFINNDYVYHTAQHSPLYNNATLSYKMGGFSLPFIRNIKNFEVGGTWFHVFKNSQLEQFGVYAGQYNQAGRYNNTRSSFLDSYRFYIQTDLQVSRNFGLELELDSRVTQPWRFTDEIGQNAIFRNGTDQATIDNSYQQYTSPNTSFQQTTIQRDLANGLGLNGAQARQSTAFNVNRFIFVGKYNIHNFEYRLGYSMDLRAIPGGTSLDSLVTFYDQSVFFSINLLNVNLGPDEPAAAQSRARIYRFRKRPLDKGIGGYSGVTAEGP, translated from the coding sequence GTGGTTAACATCTTTTTGCCTTTGTCGTTTACAAATTTGTATGCGCAGGATACTACAGAATTAATTAAACTGATAACGCCTGATTCCGAAGAAAAGAAAAAGACAGAAGCGGATACAAATAAAGAACATAGCATCACAGAAACACAAAAGAAACTAATCAGAAAAGTTTTAGACATTCTATCGGATAGAGAAGTAGATGAATACCTGCGAGCCATGGGACTTAGCACAGAAGGATCTATTTATGCAAAGAGACAAAGACTTCGCGACAGTGTAGTTTCAAAAGATGAGAAGATTAAAGAAGAGTTGTCGCTTCAACAACAAGAAGCAAATAAAAAGCAGGATTCCTTTGTAATCGAAAATGCAAGTGAAGGCGAATTACTATCTGTTGATAAAACCAAATCAGGCGTATTGATTTTACGTGGAAAAGTAAAATTAAAAATAGGGCAGGGGCATTTAATTGCTGACTCGATTTCTGTTGACTCAAAGAAAAATGAAATCTATGCAGAGGGTAATGTTGAATTCTTGGATAAATCTCTTACAGTCAAAGGAGAGAAATTTATCTATGATGTGAAGCTAGAGCGCGGTGTGGTATATGACACGAAGGCGACACTCTATCCTTCTTTCTTTGTTGGAAAAAAAATCAAGAAGATAGATGAAAATAAATATGTTTTAGACATGGGACACTTCACTGCCTGTGGAGCGGAAGTTCCTCATTATACGTTCAAAGCCAAGAGAATTGTTTTTTATAATGACAATAGCATAATAGCGACTAACCTCAAATTCCAAGTAGGCGGGACAGATCTTTTTTGGATTCCACTTTATTATAGTTCTAATTTGGGAAGTGGTTGGACAACTCAATTTGGTAAGAATCGTTCACAGGGAAGTTTCTTTCAGGGCTCTTATCAATGGTCTGATCCAACTGCCGTTCCAAGTCTATTCATGCCAGTAGGAAGAAAAGTGAAAGTAGACTTCTTTCAAATTACTGGTCAAGCAGTTGCCTTTGATTTTTGGAAAACAAGCCCCTGGTTAAATTACAATCTAGAAACAGGATATGCAAATTATAAATACAATCGTTTCGTTGATACCTATGAAAGTAGATATGGAGTTCCCAAAGACCCTATCGGAGATGTGAGTAATGTAGTTACATCCAACCAAGTGGATAAGGGAGATTTATGCGCTTATAACCATGATCCAAATTCTAAATTGCCCTGTCTTGCGACTGCATCCGATGTATTAAAATCAAATAATGGTTGGAGTAATCCAGTTCGAAATTTCGGAACCTTGCAACAGGATTGGAGTAAAATCAACTTAAACGCAAATGCGCGTAACAACAATATTGCGGGAGATGGAACTCGTAACTTACAAGTGCGATTTGAAAATTATAGCAATCCAAGATATGATTTTGAATTTGGATACCGTTATGAGCCATCGAATACTCTACAATCTCTCTACACTAGACGTCAGCAGAGAAATCCTTTTATCCGTCAGAACACTGTTTGGTCACTCGATTATACTCAGACACATGGAGACTTAAGTGTAAATATTTCAGCAAGACGTAATTATTCTTTTCTGCCAATTAAGCCACAAGAATATGAAGGATTTTTTCCTCTATATGAAGAGTTGCCGCGAACAAGCATTCGTAACTCTTCTCAAGTTGGAACTATTCCCTATTTCTTTGCTCCTGTGTATTGGGATATCAATATTAATAACGTAGTAAAGCGTTTTTATTCAAGTCCAGCTAGAAATTCTCAGTCGATTGCAACGGGGGTTATTCCAAATTTGCCCGGTGGAGCTTATCCATATGGAGATGCGAAATCAGCAGTCGCAAGAACAGAGATTGAAACAGTTGTCGAGTCTGGTATGAAAACCAATTTGAATTTTGGTGGCTATTTGACATTTTCCCCATCTGCCTATTATGGCTTTCAAAAATACACGCTCGATATTCCGGGTGGTGTTCAGCAATCTGATCTTTCTCGTGAGAGAGAGTTGCGTAGAAATTCCTATATCTATACAAGACAGAATCACCGTTTGAGTTACGGTGTGCCTGCACTTCTCTTTTCCTCTACATTTCGTTGGACAGATGGAAGTCGTTCTGAGTTAACCGAACAGACTCTAATGAGAGGACGCGATAGAGTAAAAGAATTAGAATTTGCTCTAGAGAGTAACGCATTTGAAAATCTAGAATTCTCCGTAAAAACAATTCGCGACTTACGAGAATTTGCCCGTGAATACAATCCACAGCCGACTAATCAACAGAGATGGTATTTTACTGTTGCTAGAGCGGCAGTATTCTTTGATTTCATTGATGGATTTGGAAAGAAAAAAGATACGCTTCTAGAAAAGAGAAGAAGTTTTTACACAGGCATTTTTATAAATAATGATTATGTATATCATACAGCTCAGCACAGTCCTTTGTATAACAATGCTACTCTCTCTTATAAGATGGGCGGGTTCTCACTTCCATTTATTCGCAATATTAAAAACTTTGAAGTCGGTGGAACCTGGTTTCATGTTTTTAAAAATAGTCAGTTAGAACAATTTGGAGTATACGCCGGACAATACAACCAGGCAGGTAGATACAATAATACACGAAGTTCCTTTTTAGATTCGTATCGTTTTTACATTCAAACAGATTTACAAGTCAGCAGAAATTTTGGATTGGAATTAGAGCTTGATTCCCGTGTCACTCAGCCCTGGAGATTTACAGATGAAATTGGACAGAATGCAATCTTTAGAAATGGAACTGACCAGGCTACGATTGATAATTCTTACCAGCAATACACAAGTCCAAATACTTCGTTTCAGCAAACAACCATCCAGAGAGATTTGGCAAATGGACTTGGTTTAAATGGAGCACAGGCGAGACAGTCAACAGCATTTAACGTGAACCGCTTTATCTTTGTTGGAAAATACAATATTCATAATTTCGAGTATCGTCTTGGCTACTCGATGGACTTACGTGCAATTCCGGGTGGAACGTCTTTAGATAGTCTAGTTACTTTCTATGATCAGTCAGTATTCTTTTCTATCAACCTACTCAATGTTAACCTCGGACCGGATGAGCCGGCTGCTGCTCAATCAAGAGCAAGAATTTACAGATTCAGAAAACGTCCATTGGACAAAGGAATTGGTGGATATTCTGGTGTAACCGCGGAGGGACCTTAA
- a CDS encoding undecaprenyl-phosphate glucose phosphotransferase, with the protein MLKERNQTFKLMFIGLDLAISFLGFWAAFLLRYFLDTNFYFNTTNYVILSIVLSVTQVLAFISIDLYHPRRGLSFFDELVVIATGVVLNLLFILSLLFFFRGEIRGESFSRLFIGYYVVTSIVLTAIIHYVFRIFLMRLRERGYNLRNVIIIGTGKTAERITDVIQNHKIYGYNIVGYIKSIARTKSKEDFPILGNLKDIEKILSGQRPDILIYAKEFADGENLREIIDICDHENIELKIIPEFIEFIAAKGRVEGMDGVPIISIRDIPIRMGYNRFIKRSFDFLFALIFILVFSPVYILIAFLVKVTSEGDIFIRQERVGLDNKSFPMLKFRTMYTQAKADSDTIWTKKNDPRVTPVGGVLRKLSLDEIPQFFNVLMGSMSVVGPRPERPFFVEKFKNEHRQYMRRHAVKAGITGWAQVNGLRGDTSIEKRIEADIYYIENWSIFFDLKIILLTPLTGLINKNAY; encoded by the coding sequence ATGTTAAAAGAAAGAAATCAAACATTCAAATTAATGTTTATCGGATTAGATTTAGCCATTTCTTTTTTGGGATTCTGGGCTGCTTTTCTACTTCGCTATTTTTTAGATACTAACTTCTATTTTAATACTACGAACTATGTGATACTATCTATTGTTCTATCGGTTACGCAGGTGTTGGCGTTCATATCCATTGACCTATACCATCCAAGACGCGGACTTTCTTTTTTTGATGAATTAGTTGTAATTGCAACGGGTGTTGTGTTAAACTTACTATTTATTCTTTCTCTTCTCTTTTTCTTTAGAGGAGAGATTAGAGGAGAAAGTTTTTCTCGTCTTTTTATCGGATACTATGTTGTAACGAGTATTGTGCTCACGGCGATTATTCATTATGTATTTAGAATTTTCTTGATGAGACTTAGAGAAAGAGGATACAATCTCAGAAATGTAATCATCATAGGAACAGGTAAGACCGCCGAACGAATAACAGATGTTATCCAGAACCATAAAATTTACGGTTATAATATTGTAGGATATATCAAAAGCATTGCCCGCACAAAATCTAAAGAGGATTTTCCAATCCTTGGGAATCTAAAAGACATTGAAAAAATACTTTCCGGGCAAAGACCGGATATCCTCATTTACGCAAAAGAATTTGCTGATGGAGAGAACTTACGCGAGATCATTGATATTTGTGATCACGAAAACATTGAGCTAAAAATCATTCCTGAATTCATTGAGTTTATCGCTGCCAAGGGACGAGTAGAGGGAATGGATGGAGTTCCGATTATTTCGATTCGCGATATTCCAATTCGAATGGGATACAATCGATTTATCAAACGTTCTTTTGATTTTCTATTTGCTCTTATATTTATTTTAGTGTTCTCGCCTGTTTATATTTTAATTGCTTTTTTGGTTAAGGTTACTTCGGAAGGAGATATATTCATTCGTCAGGAAAGAGTTGGACTTGATAATAAGAGTTTTCCCATGTTAAAGTTTCGCACGATGTATACACAGGCGAAGGCAGATTCAGATACTATCTGGACTAAAAAAAATGATCCTAGAGTCACACCTGTAGGTGGCGTATTACGCAAATTATCCTTAGATGAGATTCCTCAATTTTTTAATGTGTTAATGGGAAGTATGTCTGTTGTAGGACCTAGACCGGAAAGACCATTCTTTGTAGAAAAGTTTAAGAATGAACATAGACAATATATGAGACGTCATGCGGTAAAGGCTGGTATAACTGGCTGGGCGCAAGTGAACGGACTCAGAGGAGACACCTCGATCGAAAAACGAATCGAGGCGGATATTTACTATATCGAAAACTGGTCAATCTTCTTTGACTTAAAGATAATCCTGCTTACCCCCTTAACCGGACTAATTAACAAGAATGCTTATTAA
- a CDS encoding NADP-dependent malic enzyme: protein MSKPIHPAKINKQEALEYHSTGKPGKIEVIPTKAYSTQRDLSLAYSPGVAEPCLEIAKNPEDVYKYTAKGNLVAVISNGTAVLGLGDIGPLAGKPVMEGKGMLFKIYAGIDVFDIELDTKDVEVFIQTVKTIAPTFGGINLEDIKAPECFEIETRLKKELDIPLMHDDQHGTAIISSAALLNACEISKKDLSKIKLVMNGAGAAAISCAKLYVSVGVKKENILMLDSKGTIRTDRTDLDEQKKFFAVETSAKTLAEAMVGADVFVGLSKGNVVTPEMVKSMAAQPIVLALANPDPEISYDEAVASRDDIIIATGRSDHPNQVNNVLGFPYIFRGALDVRATKINEEMKLAAVYAIAALAKEPVPDSVNLAYNSRKLYFGKDYIIPKPIDPRLIYIVSPAVAKAAMESGVAKKEITDWEEYKQSLITLTGQDNKLIRTFTEKAKRNPKRVVFAEADNYKILKSALVLKEYGVAIPILLGDKVIISNLAKEYGLDLLDIQIINPTSEEMKQLSLQFAESFAEKRKRRGITLYEAKQKMRNRHHFGAMLVEFGMADAILSGITRNYASPIQSALQIIGLEDDTRIAAGMYIINTRKGTFFFADTTVNVNPSTEDLIDITLLAARAIKRFGIVPRIAMLSYSNFGSNIGEEPVKVRDAVAFLHKNHPELSVDGEIQANFATNPEILKKQFPFSTLADHNVNTLIFPNLSSGNMAYKLLFELGGAEIMGPILLGTKKPMHVLPLDCSVREIVNLATLAVVQAQEIS, encoded by the coding sequence ATGAGCAAACCAATTCATCCAGCCAAAATAAATAAACAAGAAGCTTTAGAATACCACTCCACCGGTAAGCCGGGTAAAATCGAAGTTATCCCCACAAAAGCCTACAGCACACAACGAGACCTTTCACTCGCCTACTCTCCCGGTGTAGCAGAACCCTGTTTAGAAATTGCTAAAAATCCAGAAGATGTATATAAATATACCGCGAAAGGAAACCTAGTCGCTGTTATCTCTAATGGAACTGCTGTCCTGGGCTTAGGGGATATAGGACCGTTAGCCGGTAAACCTGTTATGGAAGGAAAAGGAATGCTTTTTAAAATCTATGCAGGCATTGATGTATTCGATATTGAACTCGATACAAAAGATGTAGAAGTATTTATTCAAACAGTTAAAACAATTGCTCCAACATTCGGTGGAATCAATCTAGAAGACATTAAGGCTCCCGAATGTTTTGAAATCGAAACTCGCTTAAAGAAAGAATTGGATATTCCTCTCATGCACGACGATCAGCATGGAACAGCGATTATCTCCTCCGCTGCTCTTTTAAATGCCTGTGAAATTTCCAAAAAAGATCTATCTAAAATCAAATTAGTTATGAACGGTGCCGGAGCAGCAGCCATTTCCTGCGCCAAATTGTATGTATCCGTTGGTGTCAAAAAAGAAAACATCTTAATGCTAGACAGCAAAGGAACAATTAGAACCGACCGAACCGATCTAGACGAACAAAAGAAATTCTTCGCCGTAGAAACATCAGCAAAGACTTTAGCAGAAGCAATGGTAGGAGCCGATGTATTTGTAGGCTTATCAAAAGGAAATGTAGTTACACCTGAAATGGTAAAAAGCATGGCGGCACAACCAATTGTATTAGCACTCGCTAATCCAGACCCTGAAATTTCTTACGATGAAGCAGTTGCCTCTAGAGATGATATAATCATTGCAACAGGAAGAAGTGATCATCCCAATCAGGTAAACAACGTATTAGGATTTCCTTATATATTTCGTGGTGCTCTTGATGTGCGCGCAACTAAGATTAACGAAGAAATGAAATTAGCCGCAGTCTATGCAATTGCTGCCCTAGCAAAAGAGCCTGTTCCTGATTCAGTCAATCTGGCTTACAACTCCCGCAAACTCTACTTCGGAAAAGACTATATCATTCCAAAACCGATAGATCCGCGCTTGATCTATATTGTATCTCCCGCTGTTGCAAAGGCTGCAATGGAATCAGGTGTCGCAAAAAAAGAAATCACAGATTGGGAAGAATACAAGCAAAGTCTGATTACCCTCACAGGACAGGACAACAAGCTAATTCGAACCTTCACTGAAAAAGCAAAACGAAATCCAAAGCGTGTGGTATTCGCAGAAGCAGACAATTATAAAATATTAAAATCAGCTCTAGTGTTGAAAGAATACGGGGTTGCAATTCCTATTCTATTAGGCGACAAGGTAATCATTAGTAACCTCGCTAAAGAATATGGATTAGATTTACTAGACATTCAAATCATAAATCCTACTAGCGAAGAGATGAAACAGCTTTCGCTTCAATTCGCTGAATCCTTTGCAGAGAAGAGAAAACGTCGCGGAATCACGCTATACGAAGCAAAGCAGAAAATGCGCAATCGTCATCACTTCGGCGCAATGTTAGTAGAATTCGGAATGGCTGATGCAATTCTTTCCGGTATCACAAGAAATTATGCAAGTCCAATTCAATCAGCATTGCAAATCATTGGTCTAGAAGATGACACAAGAATTGCAGCGGGAATGTATATCATCAATACCCGCAAAGGAACTTTCTTTTTTGCAGACACGACTGTCAACGTAAATCCGAGCACAGAAGACTTAATAGATATAACGCTATTAGCCGCTCGTGCGATTAAACGCTTTGGCATTGTTCCTAGAATTGCAATGCTTTCTTATTCTAATTTTGGATCCAATATTGGAGAAGAGCCAGTGAAAGTAAGAGATGCCGTTGCCTTCTTGCATAAGAATCATCCTGAACTAAGTGTAGACGGCGAAATCCAGGCAAACTTTGCTACCAACCCAGAAATCCTAAAGAAGCAATTTCCATTTTCCACTCTGGCAGATCACAATGTAAACACATTGATATTTCCAAATCTATCTTCTGGAAATATGGCTTATAAACTTCTCTTTGAATTGGGTGGTGCAGAAATCATGGGACCTATTTTACTCGGAACTAAAAAACCAATGCACGTATTGCCTCTTGATTGTTCCGTAAGAGAAATTGTTAATCTAGCTACACTCGCCGTTGTGCAAGCGCAAGAGATTAGTTAA
- a CDS encoding prolyl oligopeptidase family serine peptidase, giving the protein MLTKRNLRLSLFAILLIILSYIPWFFSSLILLPKTNCSKEHHVFCDTPKEIGLEYETVSVINADGISLESWYMPAANSKKGIILVHGHGGSRNEGLRFSTTLHNAGFNLLALSLRRNANEYASMGYHEVKDVKAAVDFLLKEKKLESVGVFGFSMGAATSIIAMEADTRIKAGLFSSGYASALDVTSEAAKRDFGIPYYPLIPIVLQIINLRGNMKLETVRPIEKIGNISPRPISIFHCDKDHYVDSNHAARLFAEAREPKEKWIPNCDKHEFIWNTHKEEAEKRSVDFFLKNL; this is encoded by the coding sequence ATGCTCACAAAAAGAAACCTTCGCTTAAGCTTATTTGCAATCCTATTAATCATTCTTTCCTACATCCCCTGGTTTTTTTCTTCGCTCATTCTTTTGCCTAAAACCAATTGCTCAAAAGAGCACCATGTATTTTGTGATACACCAAAAGAAATTGGTCTAGAATATGAAACAGTCTCTGTAATAAATGCAGATGGAATTTCTCTTGAAAGTTGGTATATGCCAGCAGCAAATTCAAAGAAAGGAATTATTCTTGTTCATGGACATGGTGGTTCGCGTAATGAAGGTTTGCGTTTTTCTACTACTCTTCACAATGCAGGTTTTAATTTACTTGCTTTAAGCCTTAGACGAAATGCAAATGAGTATGCTAGTATGGGATACCATGAAGTGAAAGATGTAAAGGCTGCTGTTGATTTTCTTCTGAAAGAAAAGAAATTAGAATCTGTCGGAGTCTTTGGATTTTCTATGGGAGCGGCTACTAGCATTATTGCGATGGAAGCAGATACAAGAATAAAAGCCGGCTTATTTAGTAGCGGCTATGCATCCGCACTCGATGTAACTTCCGAAGCCGCAAAAAGAGACTTCGGCATTCCTTATTATCCGCTCATTCCAATCGTCTTACAAATAATCAATCTACGCGGGAACATGAAACTCGAAACAGTTAGACCCATCGAAAAAATAGGAAATATTTCTCCCCGTCCAATTTCGATTTTTCATTGTGATAAAGATCATTATGTAGATTCAAACCATGCTGCTCGTCTATTTGCAGAAGCTAGAGAGCCAAAAGAAAAATGGATTCCTAACTGCGACAAACACGAATTTATCTGGAATACACATAAAGAGGAAGCAGAGAAAAGATCAGTCGATTTCTTCCTAAAAAATTTATAA